One part of the Ictidomys tridecemlineatus isolate mIctTri1 chromosome 13, mIctTri1.hap1, whole genome shotgun sequence genome encodes these proteins:
- the Hrh4 gene encoding histamine H4 receptor, whose protein sequence is MSNASSTSSSISNYQITLAFLMSLLAFATMLGNAVVILAFVVDKNLRHRSNFFFLNLAISDFFVGKLCLYLK, encoded by the coding sequence ATGTCAAATGCTAGTAGTACAAGTAGCTCGATATCAAATTATCAAATTACTTtagcatttttaatgtctttactAGCTTTTGCCACAATGCTAGGAAATGCTGTGGTTATTTTAGCTTTTGTAGTGGACAAAAACCTTAGACAtcgaagtaattttttttttcttaacttggCCATTTCTGATTTCTTCGTGGGTAAGTtgtgtctttatttaaaataa
- the LOC101965352 gene encoding histamine H4 receptor: MWRFKNLKADEQVNGLNSLSEASDELLESLRGFDNRDVFSWFRKLGIQDLDNQAPGVISIPLYIPHTLDGWNFGNELCVFWLIIDHLLCTASVYNIVLISYDRYQSVSNAVSYRAQHTGILKIVTQMVAIWVLAFLVNGPTILVSESWKNNTWNNNNNKECEPGFFLKWYMPLITSFLEFLVPVILVAYFNVHIYWSLWKRGNLGRCLSHPGLTSDSSREFGHSSRHGLFSRTSLPAGKDATSSCGSERQGRNNSLLFSFRTYVNSNTITSKTSSLSKSDSIALHQREHMELLRAKKLAKSLAILLGVFAICWAPYSLSTVVLSVYKPEQRSKSDWYRIAFWLQWFNSFVNPFLYPLCHRRFQKAFLKIFCMKKQGIPSHNRSTSS, from the exons ATGTGGagatttaagaatttaaaagcaGATGAACAAGTGAATGGATTGAACTCTCTCTCGGAGGCGTCAGACGAACTATTGGAG AGTCTGCGTGGCTTTGACAACAGGGATGTGTTTTCATGGTTCCGAAAGTTGGGAATCCAGGATCTGGACAATCAAGCTCCTG GTGTGATCTCCATTCCTCTGTACATCCCTCACACACTGGATGGTTGGAATTTTGGAAATGAACTCTGTGTATTTTGGCTCATCATTGACCATCTTTTGTGTACAGCATCTGTGTATAACATTGTTCTCATCAGCTATGATCGATACCAGTCAGTCTCTAATGCT GTGTCTTATAGAGCTCAACATACTGGGATCTTGAAGATTGTCACTCAGATGGTGGCCATTTGGGTGCTGGCCTTCTTGGTAAATGGGCCAACGATTCTGGTTTCAGAGTCTTGGAAGAATAATacttggaataataataataataaggaatgtgaacctggattttttttgaaatggtaTATGCCCCTTATTACGTCGTTCTTGGAATTCCTGGTCCCAGTCATCTTAGTTGCTTATTTCAATGTGCATATTTACTGGAGCCTTTGGAAGCGGGGTAATCTTGGTAGATGCCTCAGCCATCCTGGACTCACCTCTGACTCCTCCAGAGAGTTCGGACACTCATCCAGACATGGACTGTTTTCAAGGACATCTCTTCCTGCAGGGAAGGACGCAACATCATCCTGTGGTTCAGAGAGACAAGGAAGAAACAACAGTCTCTTGTTTTCCTTCAGAACCTACGTGAATAGCAATACAATCACTTCTAAAACTAGTTCCCTCTCCAAATCGGATTCTATAGCTCTTCACCAAAGAGAACACATGGAACTGCTCAGAGCTAAAAAATTAGCCAAGTCGCTGGCTATTCTCTTGGGTGTTTTTGCCATTTGCTGGGCTCCATATTCTCTGTCCACAGTTGTTCTTTCAGTTTACAAACCAGAGCAGCGTTCGAAATCGGATTGGTACAGAATTGCATTTTGGCTGCAGTGGTTCAACTCCTTTGTCAATCCCTTTTTGTATCCATTATGTCACAGGCGTTTTCAGAAggctttcttaaaaatattttgtatgaaaaagcaagggataCCATCACACAATCGGTCAACATCCTCTTGA